CGTTCTCGGCGAGCTGGGCCGTCCAGACCGGCTCGGCCGGGAAGACGTGCGAGCGCATGAAGTCCCACATGTCGTCACTGGCCGCGCGGGCCTGGGGGGAGAGCGTGAAGTCCATCGTCTGCTTCCTGTCGGGTCAGACCAGCTCGAGGCCGGCACGGCCCAGCTGGCGGATCTCGTGGTCGAGGTCGCCGAAGTCCTGTCCGGCCATGGCTCCGGCGGCCGAGCGGGCGGAGACGCCCTGGGCGATGACGGCGAACTTGAAGTGCGCGAACGCCCGGTAGTAGGCCAGGTCCGAGAGGTCGACGGGCGACGAGGCGGCGTACCGCGCCACCATCGCGTCGCGGTCGGGGAAGCCCGGCAGGTGGGTGACGCCGGGGATCAGGCTCAGGGTCGGGTCCTGGGGGCCGGCCCAGAAGAGCATCAGCAGGCCCACGTCGGCGAGCGGGTCGCCGAGGGTCGAGAGCTCCCAGTCGAGGACGGCCCGGATCGTGCGCGGGTCCTCGCCGTCGTAGACGACGTTGTCGAGACGGAAGTCGCCGTGGACGACGGTCGAGCGCTGCTGGGTCGGCACCGCGGCGGCCAGCCGTCGGCCCAGCTCGTCGATCTCGGGTACGTCGTGGGTCCGGCTGGCCTGCCACTGACCGGTCCAGCGCCGGACCTGCCGGGCCATGAAGCCGTCGGGGCGGCCGTAGTCACCCAGGCCGACGGCGGCGGGGTCGACCGCGTGCAGGGTGGCCAGGGTGTCGGCGAAGGCGAACGAGAGGTGCTCGCGGGCCGCCGGTCCCTCGAACGGCGCGGGCAGGCTGCCTCGGATGACGTGGCCCTCGACCTTCTCCATCACGTAGCACCGCACGCCGAGGAGGTCGCCGTCGTCGGCCAGCACGATCCGCGCGACCGGGACGTCGGTGCCGGCCAGGGCGCGCTGCACCCGCGCCTCGCGGGTCATGTCGTGCGCGCTGGGCAGCAGCGTGCCGGTGGGCGGACGCCGCAGGACGAGCTCCCCGGCCCCGCTGCGTACGACGAAGGTCAGGTTGGACTTGCCGCCGGCGATCAGCTCGAGCTCGAGGTCGGACCACGCGGGGTCGCCCGTGGCCTGCACCAGGGCGGGACCGAGCCGGTCGAGCGGGACGAGGTCGGACACGGGACTCCTTCGCTGAACGGACCAAACGATCGTACGGTAGGTGTTCAGTCGCCGTCCAGCGCGGTAGTCTGTTCAGTATGGCTGAACTCAAGGACGTTGGTGGGGCGATCCGCGCGCGGCGGCAGGAGGTCGGGCTCTCGCTGCGGGCGCTCGCCGGACGGCTCGGCGTCAGCCCGGCGACCCTGAGCGCCGTCGAGAACGGCCGCACCCCGCTGACCGTGACCCGGCTGCACCGGATCGCCGAGCTGCTCGACACCACGGCCCCCGACCTCCTGAGCGGGCCTGCCGGGTCCTCCGGGTCCGCGGCGATCCCGCAGGTCCCGGCGTCCCGGGGCGCGACCCCCGAGGGGCGTCGCGGCGCCTGGCGGGACTTCTCCACCATCTCGATCGATCCGGTGCTGGAGGCCGCGGCGCGGGTGTTCGTGCGCCAGGGCTTCCACGCGACGAGCATGCGCGAGGTCGCCACCGAGGCCCACCTGAGCGTCGCCGGGGTCTACCACCACCACCCCAGCAAGGAGCGGCTCCTGGTCTCCCTGCTCGACCTCACCCTGGCCGAGATCGGCTGGCGGGTGGAGGCGGCGCGGGTCGAGGGGCGCGACCCGGTCGACTCCTTCGCCCGCATGGTCGAGTCGCTCGCCCTCTTCCACGCGGTCCGCGCCGACCTCGCCTTCATCGGGGCCAGCGAGATGCGGGCCCTCGGTCCGCAGGAGCGGACCCGGATCACCGGGCTGCGCGACGGCGTCCAGCACGCGCTCGACACCCAGGCCGCCGCGTGCCTGGACGTCGGCGCCTTCGAGGTCGACGACGCCCGGACGACGCTGCGCGCCATCGCCACGATGTGCACCTCGTTGCCGTCGTGGTTCCGGCCCGAGGGTCCTCTCGACGCCGCGTCGGTGGCGCGGGCCTACGCGCAGTACGCCCTGACCCTGATGGGCCACCGGGAGGCCCCGACGCCGTCGCCGCCCGTTCCCGCGCCCGATTCGTCCCTCGAAGCCGATTCCGAATAACGGTATGGTCCGGCCATGGAGACGGATCTCGACCCGAAGAACATCGTCGGGTCCATCATCAAGGGCGCGCGGCTGCTCGACCTCTACACGACCGAGCGGCGCGAGCTGTCCCTGAGCGAGTTCGCGGCCGAGACCGGCTTCAACAAGACCACGACCTACCGATTGCTGCAGACGTTGGTCGCCGTGGGCTGGCTGGTGCGGTCGGCCAACGGCGGCTACCGGCTCGGCACGCGCCTGCTGGTCCTGGGGGCCATCGCGCGGGCCGACCTCGACCTGCGCCGCGAGGCGCTGCCGCTCATGCAGCGGCTCGCCGACGAGCTGGGCGACACGGCGTTCCTGATGGTCCCCGGACCGCAGGGGGCGGTGATCATCGAGACCATCGTGGGGGCCAACCCGGTGCAGGTCGCCGGCCTGACGCCCGGCTCGGTGCTGCCCTACCACGTGGCCGCCGGCCCGGTCGCGCTCGCGGCCTTCTGCCCTGAGGTGGAGGCGTCGGTGCTGGAGATGACGCACCAGCAGTTCACCGCCCACACCGCCACGAGCCGGGCGGAGCTGAGCCGCAAGCTCCAGGACACCCGCGACCAGGGCTACGCCCTGTCGCTCGAGGACTACGTCGAGGGGGTCGCCGCCGTCGGCGCTCCCGTGCTCGGAGCGGACGGGATCGCGGTCGCCACCCTCAGTGTCGGCGGCCCGGTGGCCAACTTCAGCGACGCGCGGCGCGACCACACGATCGCGCTGGTGATCGAGGCCGCCTCGGTGCTGTCGGGCTGCCTGAACGCCTGATCCCGGGGTGGTCCGGATTCCGGAACCCCGTTTCGAAATTGTTTCGCTTCGCGATTCGAAGAGGTTGACGTACGTCACATCGCGGGTCTAGCGTCACCGTATTCCGAACTCTAGTTCGTAATACGGAACAGACCACCACCGGCGAGTAGGAGACCCCCGTGCGGATCGACAGCACCCCCGTCAGGCCCGGTCCGCGAAGGAACCGCCGCCTCGTGGCCGTCGCGCTGACCGTCCTGGCCATGACCGCCAGCGGTTGCGCCAAGGACGGCGGAGCCGGAGCCGACGGGGACACCGTCCGCATCGGGATGATCGTCGCGGAGACCGGGCCGATCGCCGGCGCCGGCAAGACCTTCGCCAACGGCGCCCGGATCGCGGCCGCCCAGGTCAACGCGGACGACCTGATGGACAACGGCAAGAAGATCGAGCTGGTCGCCAAGGAGGGCTCCGAGGACCCCGCCAAGTCGGCCAGCGTCGCCGCGCAGCTCGCGGCCGACAAGAGCATCGTCGGCATCACCTGCTGCATCCTCTCCACGGTGGCCGGAGCGGCCAAGCCGATCGCCGAGAAGCAGAAGGTCCCGCTCATGCTGTGGGGGGCCACCGACGTCGACCTGGCCGACCCGCCGTACGTCTTCCGCACGGTGACCATGCCGCAGCCGGCCAACGAGAAGGTGTCGCAGACCGTCGCCGAGCAGACCGGCATCAAGTCCGTCGCCTACGGCGTGATGACCGACAACTCCGGCATCGTGTCCCAGGCCGAGGCGTTCGTCAGCGGCATGAACGACGCCGGCGTGCAGGACCTCGGGACCGTGGAGACGCTCTCCACGACCACCAACTTCACCAGCGCGGCCACCGACCTGATCCAGAAGGACTCCGACGCGATCGTCGTGGCCGGGACGCAGTCCAACGCGGTCGGGCTGATCGCCGCACTGCACGACAAGGGCTACGACGGGCAGGTCATCACCGGCGAGACCATCAGCGGCTCGGGCGTGTTCAAGTCCCAGCCCGACGCGCTCGCCAGCGTGCCGTTCCCGGTCTACTTCCTGTCCGACCAGCCCGCCAACGACGCGGCGAAGGCCTTCGTCGAGGCCTACACCAAGGAGTACGGCGAGGCGCCGGACGGCTACGCCGCCCAGGGCTACAACGCCATCTACACCCTGGCGATGGGGCTCAAGGCGGCCGGCGACGACACCACCCGCGCCGGGCTGTCCAAGGCCCTGGACGGCATGACGGAGCTCAAGGACACGATCTACGGCGACGTGACGTTCGACGGCGGCCAGCTCAACGCCACGTCCGCGGTCCAGATCGTCAACTACACCGCCCCGGACGGCGACATCGCCGCCTGGAAGCCCGCCAACTAACCGCTCACCCACGCGGATCCGCCCGGCCGGTCCCTCGGACCGGCCGGGCGGACCCGTGGTCGCGCGTTCCCACGACCGAGAGGAACCAGCGTGCTTCTCCTCGAGCAGCTGATCAACGGCATCTGCACGGGCGCGATCTACGCACTGTTCGCCGTCGGGTTCGGCATCGTCTTCTCGACGATGCAGATCCTCAACCTGGCCCAGGGCGTCTACGCCACGTACGGCGCGATGATCACCTACTTCGTCCTCGACGAGAGCGGCCTGCCCTTCTGGCTGGCCGCGATCCTCGGCGTCATCGGCGCCGGGCTGGTCGCCGTCCTGGTCGACCAGGTCGCCTTCGAGCCGCTGCGTCGTCGCGGGGTCCAGCTGTTGGGGGCGGTCATCGCCAGCATCGGCATGTGGATCGCGCTGCGCGAGGTGCTCAGCATCGCCACGGAGGCGACCCCGGTCGGCTTCCCTCCCGGCACCGCACCCCGCGGCCAGATCAGCATCGGCCCGATCGACGTGCTGCAGACCCAGGTCCTGGCCGTGGTCTGCGCCGTCGTCGTCATCTCTGCCGTCTACTTCCTGCTGCACCGCACCAACGTCGGATCGGCGATCCGCGCGGTCGGGTTCGACAAGCGCTCGGCCCAGATCACCGGCATCAGCCCCCAGGCCATGATCATCGGGGCGGCCATGCTGTCCGGTGCGGTCACCGGCCTGGCCGGCATCCTGATGGCGGGCGGCCAGAGCTTCAACTTCAACCTCGGCGACGCGCTCCTGCTGCAGGGCTTCGCCGCCGTGGTCATCGGCGGGATGGGCGACGTCCGCGGCAGCGCCATCGGCGGGCTGTTCATCGGCGTCGTCCAGACCCTGTCGGCCTCCTACATCTCCGCGTCCTACCAGGACGCGATCACCTTCGGCCTCGTGCTCGTCGTGCTGCTGTGGCGGCCCACGGGCCTGCTCGGCTCGGCCGACTTCCAAAGGGCGTGACCCGATGAACCCCACCTTGGTCCTGCTGCAGAGCGCCACCATGTTCGCCATGGCCGGCGCCGTGCTCGCCCTGTCCACCTACGTCAAGCTGTGGACCGGCCTGCTGAGCTTCGCCACCGTGACCTTCGGCGCCATCGGCGCCTTCGGGTCGATCTGGCTCTACAACGAGACGAGCCTCGGGCTCTTCGGCTCGATCATCGGCGCCGCCGTGGCCTCCGGCCTCTTCGGCCTGCTGGTGGGCCGGGTGTTCCTCAAGCTCTCGAGCCACTGGCTCGCGCTGGCGACGGTCGCCCTCGTGCTCATCACCCGCGTGTTCGTGGTCAACCTCGTCGACTACACCGGCGGCTCGGCCGGCGAGGTCGTCGCCTACACGATCACGATGCCGCAGATGGCGATCATGCTCGCGCTCGTCTGCGGGCTGCTCTACCTGCTGAAGCGCTCGCAGTTCGGCGTCGCCGCCGACACCACCCGCGAGGACCCGGCCGTGGCCGCCGCCCTCGGCGTACCGGTGGCCCGCGTCAAGATCATCGCCTTCGGCCTCTCGGGCGCGATCGGCGCCGTCGGCGGCGCGATGCAGGCCTCGCAGCTGTCCTACATCGACCCCGACACCTTCTACATCAACCTGTCGGTCACGATCATCGCCAGCGTGGTGCTCGGCGGGGCCTACCACTGGTTCGGCTCGGTCATCGGCGCGGCGGTCTTCACCGGGATGCCGGTCTACATCAGCCAGTACATCACCGAGGGGCAGTCGATCATCAACGGCGCCCTGCTGCTCGTGATCATCCTGTTCCTCCCCGGCGGCCTGATCGACCCGCTGCGCTGGCGTCGGCTGCGCGAGAGGCGGCTGCGCAAGCGGCAGCCACCCGACGCCGTCGACGGCACCCGTGACCCGGCACCCGACCCGGCGCTCGACCAGGCAGGAGCGACGCGATGAGCGACACCACCGCACGACCGACGCCGTACGGCGCCCGCGGCGCCGACAGCACCGGCGGCGCCGGCAGCACCGGCAGCACCGCCCTGGGCCTGGACTCCATCAGCAAGAGCTTCGGCGGGCTGCACGTGCTCTCGTCGGTGACCTTCGACGTGCCCGAGGCCACTGTCTTCGGCATCGCCGGGCCCAACGGGGCCGGCAAGACCACCCTGCTCAACCTGCTGACCGGCTTCGGCACCTTCAGCGGCGGTCGGATGACCATCCACGGCCAGGACGCCACCGGCAAGGACGCCCGCGCCATCAGCGCGCTCGGAGTGGCCCGGACCTTCCAGAACATCCGGCTCTTCCGTGGCCTGACCGTGCGCGAGCAGGTCGAGGCGGGGACCTACCGGCACCGCAAGGCCTCGCTGCTCTCCAGCCTGGCCGTCTCGCCGACCGACCGCCGCGACCGCCAGGAGACCCGGGCCGCGGCCGAGGAGGTGCTCGAGTTCGTCGGTCTCGCCGACCAGGCCGACCGGCTCGCCGAGACCATGTCGTACGGCGACCAGCGGCGCATCGAGATCGCCCGGGCCCTGGCGACCCGACCTACCCTGCTCATGCTCGACGAGCCGACCGCCGGCATGAACGACGCCGACTGGCTCCCCATCGCCGAGCTCCTCGACCGGCTGCGGTCCGACGGCATGACGGTCGTGGTCGTCGAGCACAACATGCGCCTCCTCGAGCGCAGCTGCGACAGGGTCGCGGTCATCGCCGCCGGCGAGGTCATCGCCGAGGACGAGCCGTACACCTGCCTGCGCCGTCCCGAGGTCCGCCGCGCCTACTTCGGAAAGTAGAGGCACCACCATGTCGTCCATCCTGAGCGTCGAGGACCTCGACGTCCGCTACGGCACCATCCCCGCCCTGACGGGCCTCTCGCTCGAGGTCGAGCGGGGGTCGCTGACCGCCCTGCTCGGCGCCAACGGCGCCGGCAAGTCCACGACCCTCAACACCGTCGCCGGCCTGCTCAAGCCGACCGGCGGGCGCGTCACCTTCGACGGCAGGGACATCACCGGGCTCTCCGCGCACCGCACGGTGCGCCGGGGCCTGGCCCTGGTGCCCGAGGGACGCCTGGTCGTCTCGCCGCTCACCGTCCTGGAGAACCTCGAGCTCAGCTCCTTCGCCCGCGGCCGCAGGCGCTCCGCCGACCTCGACGAGGTCTGGGAGCTCTTCCCGCGGCTGGCCGAACGCAAGAAGCAGACCGCCGGCCTGATGAGCGGCGGCGAGCAGCAGATGCTCGCCATCGCGCGGGCCTGGATGACCAAGCCGACGATGGTCCTGCTCGACGAGCCGTCGATGGGGCTGTCGCCCGCGCTGGTCGACATCGTCTTCGAGGCGATCGCGACCATCCACGCCGCCGGGGCCACGGTGCTGCTCGTGGAGCAGAATGCCTCCAAGGCGCTGCCGATCAGCGACCACGCCTACCTCATCCACCGCGGCGAGATCCTGTCGTCCGGCACCCCGGCCGAGCTCGACCAGGACCCCGACCTCGTGGCCCGCCACCTGGGCCTGGACCCGGAGATCGCCGTACCCGAGATCGACGCGGCCGCCACGGCCGCTGCCGAGCGGCACGCATGACGCGTCCGTACTACGCGAGCACCTCGCGCGGCCAGGTGCGGCTGTACGTCGGCGGCACCGGGCGGACCCTCGTCGTCCTCGCCGGGCTGACCCGTGCGGCGTCCTGCGTCGCCGACGAGCTGGCGGCACTGCTGCCCCGGCGTCGGGTCGTCGTGGTGGAGACCCCGGGGGTCGGCGGCTCGGCCCGCGCCGACGCCAGCGGGCTCGCCGAGCGCGTGGAGACGGTCGTGGCGGCCCTGGGCTTCCTGGGGCGGACCGAGGTCGACCTCGTCGCGCTCGAGCACGCGGTCGCGCTGGTGCCCGGCGTCGCCTCCGGTCTCGCGGCGGCCGGAACCCCCTGCGGCGTCACGGTCCTGGTCGACGAGCGGGCCCCGCTCGCCTGGGCCGACCACGGCACCACGCCACCGTCGCCGGCTGCCCGCGTCGACGGCACCCACCTGACCGCCTTCTGGTCCTTCCTGCGCGACCGGCGGCTCGTGCGCCCCGACGACCCGACCCAGCCGCGCACCCACGGTGCCCCGCTGCCCGGCGTCCGCGAGCTCCACGCCGGCTTCGTCGCCGCGACCACCCGTCCCGAGGCCTACGTGCGCGCCTGGGACGAGCTGACCCGGGCGCTGACCGGTGGCGGCGTCGCCACCGCCGGCGCCACCTGCGTCGACACGCTCGCCGAGCTCGCGTCGGCCCTGCCGGCCACGGGGGAGTCGGACGACGGCTCGTCCCTCGCGGTGCCCGTCACGACGCCGGCGCCGGGCACCGGGCTCTGGCACGACTACGTCCAGACCTCCGTCGGTCTGGCCCATCTGCGTCGGGCGGGCTCGACCGGGCGTCCGCTGCTGGTGCTCTCCACCGGCGGCGGCTCCTCCGCACAGTTCGAGCCGGTCGTCCGCGGCCTGGCCGAGGGCCGCACGGTCGCGGCCCTCGACTACTTCGGCAACGGCCTGTCCGAGCCGCTGGACCGCACCCCCGACGTCGGTGACCTCGCCGCGGAGGCCTTCGCCGTGGCCGACGCCCTGGGCTGGGACTCCTTCGACGTGTGGGGCTCCCACACCGGGGCCTGCACGGCCCTGGAGATGACGGTGACGCGACCCGAGCGGATCGGTCGCGCCGTCCTCGAGGCGCCGGTCGTCATCTCCGCGGACTTCCGCGACGACCTCCAGGCCCACTACTTCCCCGACCTCGCCGCGGACCCGTTCGGGACGCACGTGCAGCGCGCCTGGCACTGGCGCCGCGAGGTCTTCCTCTACTGGCCGTGGTACCGCGTCGACCACGCGGCCGCCCGCAGCATCGGCCTGCCCTCCGCCGAGGACCTGCAGCTCTACGCCGTCGGCATCCACGAGAGCGGCGCGACGTACGACGGTGCCTACCGCGCCGCCTTCGACTACGACACCCGGGCCCGGCTGCCGCTGCTGACCCGTCCGGCGATCCT
The Nocardioides plantarum genome window above contains:
- a CDS encoding phosphotransferase family protein; translation: MSDLVPLDRLGPALVQATGDPAWSDLELELIAGGKSNLTFVVRSGAGELVLRRPPTGTLLPSAHDMTREARVQRALAGTDVPVARIVLADDGDLLGVRCYVMEKVEGHVIRGSLPAPFEGPAAREHLSFAFADTLATLHAVDPAAVGLGDYGRPDGFMARQVRRWTGQWQASRTHDVPEIDELGRRLAAAVPTQQRSTVVHGDFRLDNVVYDGEDPRTIRAVLDWELSTLGDPLADVGLLMLFWAGPQDPTLSLIPGVTHLPGFPDRDAMVARYAASSPVDLSDLAYYRAFAHFKFAVIAQGVSARSAAGAMAGQDFGDLDHEIRQLGRAGLELV
- a CDS encoding TetR family transcriptional regulator; protein product: MAELKDVGGAIRARRQEVGLSLRALAGRLGVSPATLSAVENGRTPLTVTRLHRIAELLDTTAPDLLSGPAGSSGSAAIPQVPASRGATPEGRRGAWRDFSTISIDPVLEAAARVFVRQGFHATSMREVATEAHLSVAGVYHHHPSKERLLVSLLDLTLAEIGWRVEAARVEGRDPVDSFARMVESLALFHAVRADLAFIGASEMRALGPQERTRITGLRDGVQHALDTQAAACLDVGAFEVDDARTTLRAIATMCTSLPSWFRPEGPLDAASVARAYAQYALTLMGHREAPTPSPPVPAPDSSLEADSE
- a CDS encoding IclR family transcriptional regulator, coding for METDLDPKNIVGSIIKGARLLDLYTTERRELSLSEFAAETGFNKTTTYRLLQTLVAVGWLVRSANGGYRLGTRLLVLGAIARADLDLRREALPLMQRLADELGDTAFLMVPGPQGAVIIETIVGANPVQVAGLTPGSVLPYHVAAGPVALAAFCPEVEASVLEMTHQQFTAHTATSRAELSRKLQDTRDQGYALSLEDYVEGVAAVGAPVLGADGIAVATLSVGGPVANFSDARRDHTIALVIEAASVLSGCLNA
- a CDS encoding ABC transporter substrate-binding protein; this encodes MRIDSTPVRPGPRRNRRLVAVALTVLAMTASGCAKDGGAGADGDTVRIGMIVAETGPIAGAGKTFANGARIAAAQVNADDLMDNGKKIELVAKEGSEDPAKSASVAAQLAADKSIVGITCCILSTVAGAAKPIAEKQKVPLMLWGATDVDLADPPYVFRTVTMPQPANEKVSQTVAEQTGIKSVAYGVMTDNSGIVSQAEAFVSGMNDAGVQDLGTVETLSTTTNFTSAATDLIQKDSDAIVVAGTQSNAVGLIAALHDKGYDGQVITGETISGSGVFKSQPDALASVPFPVYFLSDQPANDAAKAFVEAYTKEYGEAPDGYAAQGYNAIYTLAMGLKAAGDDTTRAGLSKALDGMTELKDTIYGDVTFDGGQLNATSAVQIVNYTAPDGDIAAWKPAN
- a CDS encoding branched-chain amino acid ABC transporter permease, with translation MLLLEQLINGICTGAIYALFAVGFGIVFSTMQILNLAQGVYATYGAMITYFVLDESGLPFWLAAILGVIGAGLVAVLVDQVAFEPLRRRGVQLLGAVIASIGMWIALREVLSIATEATPVGFPPGTAPRGQISIGPIDVLQTQVLAVVCAVVVISAVYFLLHRTNVGSAIRAVGFDKRSAQITGISPQAMIIGAAMLSGAVTGLAGILMAGGQSFNFNLGDALLLQGFAAVVIGGMGDVRGSAIGGLFIGVVQTLSASYISASYQDAITFGLVLVVLLWRPTGLLGSADFQRA
- a CDS encoding branched-chain amino acid ABC transporter permease; translated protein: MNPTLVLLQSATMFAMAGAVLALSTYVKLWTGLLSFATVTFGAIGAFGSIWLYNETSLGLFGSIIGAAVASGLFGLLVGRVFLKLSSHWLALATVALVLITRVFVVNLVDYTGGSAGEVVAYTITMPQMAIMLALVCGLLYLLKRSQFGVAADTTREDPAVAAALGVPVARVKIIAFGLSGAIGAVGGAMQASQLSYIDPDTFYINLSVTIIASVVLGGAYHWFGSVIGAAVFTGMPVYISQYITEGQSIINGALLLVIILFLPGGLIDPLRWRRLRERRLRKRQPPDAVDGTRDPAPDPALDQAGATR
- a CDS encoding ABC transporter ATP-binding protein, giving the protein MSDTTARPTPYGARGADSTGGAGSTGSTALGLDSISKSFGGLHVLSSVTFDVPEATVFGIAGPNGAGKTTLLNLLTGFGTFSGGRMTIHGQDATGKDARAISALGVARTFQNIRLFRGLTVREQVEAGTYRHRKASLLSSLAVSPTDRRDRQETRAAAEEVLEFVGLADQADRLAETMSYGDQRRIEIARALATRPTLLMLDEPTAGMNDADWLPIAELLDRLRSDGMTVVVVEHNMRLLERSCDRVAVIAAGEVIAEDEPYTCLRRPEVRRAYFGK
- a CDS encoding ABC transporter ATP-binding protein gives rise to the protein MSSILSVEDLDVRYGTIPALTGLSLEVERGSLTALLGANGAGKSTTLNTVAGLLKPTGGRVTFDGRDITGLSAHRTVRRGLALVPEGRLVVSPLTVLENLELSSFARGRRRSADLDEVWELFPRLAERKKQTAGLMSGGEQQMLAIARAWMTKPTMVLLDEPSMGLSPALVDIVFEAIATIHAAGATVLLVEQNASKALPISDHAYLIHRGEILSSGTPAELDQDPDLVARHLGLDPEIAVPEIDAAATAAAERHA
- a CDS encoding alpha/beta hydrolase, with translation MTRPYYASTSRGQVRLYVGGTGRTLVVLAGLTRAASCVADELAALLPRRRVVVVETPGVGGSARADASGLAERVETVVAALGFLGRTEVDLVALEHAVALVPGVASGLAAAGTPCGVTVLVDERAPLAWADHGTTPPSPAARVDGTHLTAFWSFLRDRRLVRPDDPTQPRTHGAPLPGVRELHAGFVAATTRPEAYVRAWDELTRALTGGGVATAGATCVDTLAELASALPATGESDDGSSLAVPVTTPAPGTGLWHDYVQTSVGLAHLRRAGSTGRPLLVLSTGGGSSAQFEPVVRGLAEGRTVAALDYFGNGLSEPLDRTPDVGDLAAEAFAVADALGWDSFDVWGSHTGACTALEMTVTRPERIGRAVLEAPVVISADFRDDLQAHYFPDLAADPFGTHVQRAWHWRREVFLYWPWYRVDHAAARSIGLPSAEDLQLYAVGIHESGATYDGAYRAAFDYDTRARLPLLTRPAILVAGPHDMLANALDDAADLVPDDLLRIVDTPATVWWPDPEPQAAADTMTIYREFLR